One Brassica napus cultivar Da-Ae chromosome C4, Da-Ae, whole genome shotgun sequence genomic region harbors:
- the LOC106396187 gene encoding insulin-degrading enzyme-like 1, peroxisomal — MAVEKSNTMVDGVEILKPRTDNREYRKIVLKNSLQVLLISDPDTDKCAASMSVSIGSFSDPQGLEGLAHFLEHMLFYASAKYPEEDSYSKYITEHGGSTNAYTSSEETNYHFDINADCFSEALDRFAQFFIKPLMSAEATMREIKAVDSENQKNLLSDGWRMRQLQKHLSNEDHPFHKFSTGNMDTLHVKPQAKGVDTTSELIKFYEEHYSANIMHLVVYGKESLDKIQDLVEGMFQEVQNTNKTIPRFPGQPCTSDHLQILVKAVPIKQGHKINVSWPVTPSIHRYEEAPCRYLGHLIGHEGEGSLFHALKTLGWATGLSAGEGDWTLDYSFFTVSIELTDAGHEHMQDILGLLFKYIQLLQQTGVCQWIFDELAAICETKFHYQDKTPPMSYIVDIASNLQIFPTRDWLVGLSLPSKFNPATIQKVVDELSPSNARIFWESQKFEGQTDKNEPWYNTAYSLEKITSSTIQEWVKSAPDVNLHLPAPNVFIPTDLSLKDAKNKETVPVLLRNSPFSRLWYKPDTIFSKPKAYFKMDFNCPLAVSSPDAAVLTDIFTRLLMDYLNEYAYYAQVAGLHYGVSLSDNGFELTLLGYNHKLRILLETVIEKIANFEVKPDRFAVIKETVTKEYQNYKFRQPYHQAMYYCSLILQDQTWPWTEELEVLSHLEAEDVAKFVPMLLSRTFIECYIAGNVEDNEAESMVKHVEDVLFNDPKPKCRPLFPSQHLTNRVVKLEEGMKYFYHQDGSNPSDENSALVHYIQVHRDDFAMNIKLQLFGLVAKQATFHQLRTVEQLGYITALAQRNDSGIYGVQFIIQSSVKGPGHIDSRVELLLKNFESKLHEMSDEEFKSNVTALIDMKLEKYKNLKEESRFYWQEIQRGTLKFNRKEAEVAALRQLQKQELIDFFEEYIKIGAARKKSLSIRVYGSQHLKEMASDKDEVPSPSVEIEDIVGFRKAQPLHGSFRGCGQPKL; from the exons ATGGCCGTCGAGAAATCGAACACGATGGTGGACGGCGTCGAGATACTGAAGCCGCGTACGGACAACAGAGAATACAGGAAGATTGTCCTCAAGAACTCGCTCCAAGTCCTCTTGATCAGCGATCCCGATACCGATAAG TGTGCTGCTTCAATGAGCGTTAGTATCGGATCTTTCTCTGACCCACAAGGATTAGAAGGCTTAGCTCACTTCCTCG aGCATATGCTGTTTTATGCAAGTGCAAAGTACCCAGAGGAAGATAGTTACTCCAAGTACATCACTGAG CATGGAGGGAGCACAAACGCGTATACATCCTCTGAAGAGACAAACTACCATTTCGATATCAATGCTGATTGTTTCAGTGAGGCTTTGGACAG GTTTGCTCAGTTCTTTATCAAACCACTAATGTCAGCTGAGGCCACTATGAGGGAGATCAAGGCTGTTGACTcag AGAATCAGAAAAACTTACTCTCTGATGGTTGGCGGATGAGACAG TTACAGAAGCATCTAAGCAATGAAGACCATCCCTTTCACAAATTCAGCACAG GAAACATGGATACACTTCATGTAAAACCCCAAGCGAAAGGAGTGGATACAACGAGCGAGCTTATTAAGTTCTATGAAGAACACTATTCTGCCAACATCATGCACCTCGTTGTATATGGGAAGG AAAGCCTTGACAAAATTCAAGATCTTGTGGAAGGGATGTTCCAGGAAGTCCAAAACACCAACAAAACCATCCCTAGATTCCCTGGTCAGCCATGTACTTCGGACCATTTGCAG ATTCTTGTGAAGGCTGTTCCTATCAAGCAAGGACACAAGATCAACGTGTCATGGCCCGTAACTCCTAGCATTCATCGTTATGAAGAAGCACCATGCCGGTACCTTGGCCATCTAATTGGACATGAAGGCGAAGGAAGTTTGTTTCATGCTTTGAAGACCTTGG GGTGGGCAACGGGACTTTCAGCTGGTGAAGGAGATTGGACTCTTGATTATTCTTTCTTCACGGTTTCTATTGAACTTACCGATGCTGGTCATG AGCATATGCAAGATATATTGGGGCTGCTGTTCAAATACATTCAGCTATTACAACAGACTGGTGTCTGTCAGTGGATTTTTGATGAG CTCGCAGCTATTTGTGAGACAAAATTTCATTATCAAGACAAAACACCACCAATGTCTTATATAGTGGATATTGCATCAAACTTGCAg ATATTTCCGACAAGGGACTGGCTGGTTGGATTGTCCCTGCCATCTAAATTTAATCCAGCCACTATACAAAAGGTTGTAGATGAGCTTTCTCCTAGCAATGCTCG aatCTTTTGGGAGTCGCAGAAATTTGAAGGACAAACGGACAAGAATGAGCCATGGTATAACACTGCCTATTCTCTTGAGAAGATAACCAGCTCTACCATTCAG GAGTGGGTGAAGTCAGCTCCTGATGTGAACCTGCACCTACCAGCGCCTAATGTCTTCATCCCTACAGATTTGTCACTAAAAGATGCTAAGAACAAG GAGACTGTCCCAGTTTTGTTGAGAAACTCGCCTTTCTCGAGGTTGTGGTACAAGCCAGACACGATTTTCTCAAAGCCAAAGGCGTATTTCAAGATGGATTTCAATTGTCCTCTCGCAGTCAGCTCTCCGGACGCAGCGGTTCTTACTGATATCTTTACGAGACTATTGATGGACTATTTAAATGAATATG CTTATTATGCACAAGTTGCTGGTCTTCACTATGGTGTGAGCCTTTCAGACAATGGTTTCGAG TTGACCCTTCTTGGTTACAATCACAAACTGAGGATTTTGCTGGAAACTGTTATTGAGAAAATAGCCAATTTTGAAGTTAAACCTGACAGGTTTGCTGTTATCAAG GAAACTGTCACAAAAGAGTATCAAAACTACAAGTTCCGTCAGCCATATCACCAAGCAATGTATTATTGCTCGCTGATATTACAAGATCAAACCTGGCCTTGGACAGAGGAACTAGAAGTTCTCTCTCATTTGGAAGCTGAAGATGTAGCTAAGTTTGTCCCAATGTTGTTATCAAGGACATTCATTGAGTGTTATATAGCAG GTAATGTGGAGGATAATGAAGCTGAGTCAATGGTCAAGCATGTTGAAGATGTTCTTTTCAATGATCCAAAGCCTAAGTGCCGACCTTTGTTCCCATCCCAGCACCTGACTAATAGAGTTGTGAAGCTCGAAGAAGGTATGAAGTACTTCTACCACCAAGATGGCTCGAACCCTAGTGATGAAAACTCTGCTCTAGTACACTATATCCAG GTTCACAGAGATGACTTTGCCATGAATATTAAGCTTCAGCTATTTGGTCTCGTTGCAAAGCAAGCCACCTTTCACCAACTTAGAACGGTGGAGCAACTTGGTTACATCACTGCACTTGCTCAGAG GAACGATTCTGGCATTTATGGTGTGCAGTTCATAATCCAGTCATCAGTGAAG GGTCCTGGACATATTGATTCGAGGGTGGAGTTGTTGCTGAAAAACTTCGAGAGTAAACTTCATGAGATGAGTGATGAGGAATTCAAG AGCAATGTAACAGCTTTGATAGACATGAAGCTTGAAAAATACAAGAACTTAAAGGAGGAGTCCCGGTTTTACTGGCAAGAGATTCAAAGAGGAACACTCAAGTTCAACCGTAAAGAGGCAGAG GTTGCTGCACTGAGGCAGCTTCAGAAGCAAGAGCTGATAGATTTCTTCGAGGAATACATCAAGATTGGAGCAGCGAGGAAGAAGTCCTTGAGCATAAGAGTATATGGTAGCCAGCATTTGAAAGAGATGGCAAGTGACAAGGATGAAGTCCCATCACCATCTGTTGAAATTGAAGATATTGTTGGTTTCAGAAAGGCTCAGCCTCTTCATGGGTCGTTCAGAGGATGCGGACAACCCAAACTGTGA
- the LOC106392480 gene encoding uncharacterized protein LOC106392480, producing MKGRQIIRANALPHWQIFGYVELVSGGLQPGGFNYSIPRGAHAVKLGGLAIISQEVKVKRGVVYSLTVGVTRSCAGDKKIIVSVSGRSGKIPIETIFSSDAGDSYAWAFTAMSDVVRVTLQNLDLHLHLDRTCGPLVNVVAIKEIIPLPSVNLPIREEWAKPNRVQNGRFDIGPYVFAKYSTGVLIPAKGQEDFISPLSPLPNWFVESPKPVKYITNSNFELRIQTRLPAVELIAGKESAISQLIPTHAGHAYFLSFMAGDAHNECHGSMMVKAFAGKQSFNVSFVSKGKGSFKARAFRFVAVSERTKLTFYSVFNHTRLHDSGDLCGPVLDNVVVIPAYF from the exons ATGAAGGGTCGACAAATAATCCGTGCAAACGCTCTCCCTCACTGGCAAATCTTTGGCTACGTGGAGCTGGTCTCGGGTGGGCTTCAGCCCGGAGGGTTCAATTATTCAATCCCACGTGGAGCCCACGCTGTGAAACTAGGAGGCCTTGCAATAATCTCTCAAGAAGTTAAAGTGAAGCGTGGTGTGGTCTACTCTTTAACGGTTGGGGTCACGAGGAGTTGCGCTGGGGACAAGAAAATTATAGTCTCTGTGTCTGGTCGGTCTGGAAAGATTCCCATCGAGACCATCTTTAGCTCAGACGCTGGGGATAGTTACGCTTGGGCTTTCACGGCAATGTCCGATGTGGTTAGAGTCACTCTCCAAAACCttgatcttcatcttcatctggACCGTACGTGTGGACCCCTTGTAAATGTTGTCGCCATCAAAGAAATTATTCCTCTCCCGAGTGTGAACTTACCTATCAGAGAAGAAT GGGCCAAACCAAACAGGGTGCAAAACGGAAGATTCGATATCGGTCCATACGTGTTCGCTAAATACTCTACCGGAGTCCTGATTCCGGCAAAGGGCCAAGAAGATTTCATCTCTCCGCTATCTCCGCTTCCAAACTGGTTCGTCGAGTCCCCGAAACCGGTGAAATATATCACTAATAGTAATTTTGAGCTTCGAATTCAAACTAGACTCCCTGCCGTCGAGCTCATTGCCGGAAAAGAAAGCGCAATCTCTCAGCTCATCCCTACACACGCCGGGCACGCATACTTCCTCAGTTTCATGGCAGGAGACGCACACAACGAATGCCACGGGTCGATGATGGTAAAGGCGTTTGCGGGAAAACAATCTTTTAATGTTTCTTTCGTGTCTAAAGGTAAGGGAAGTTTCAAAGCCAGGGCTTTTAGGTTTGTTGCCGTTTCCGAGCGTACCAAGTTAACTTTCTACAGTGTGTTTAATCATACTAGGCTTCATGACTCGGGCGATCTTTGTGGCCCTGTTCTTGATAATGTTGTCGTAATCCCTGCTTATTTTTGA
- the LOC106392479 gene encoding glutathione S-transferase T3-like codes for MDPNLYKNLNFVDLLQSQQDSSGFESSAPPVFGTQATEGCNFEESSPAQPKERRSWSPTEDVVLISSWLNTSKDPVVGNEQRSVAFWKRIATYFNASPKLVGCEKRESSQCKQRWHKINDMVSKFCGAFEAATRERRSGQNENDVLKLAHEIFFANHKKKFTLEHAWKELRSDQKWSELSTAKTDGCSKKRKVGDASQSESSQAIETDDGRTSRPPGVKASKAIGKKAVVDGKDVAKYQTMWTIRKQDLEIKERMSKMKLLEKLYEKQEPLLEFEEALKLKLITELMSN; via the coding sequence ATGGATCCCAATCTATAtaagaatttaaattttgttgatCTTCTTCAAAGTCAACAAGATAGTTCTGGTTTTGAATCCTCTGCTCCTCCAGTATTCGGGACACAAGCTACTGAAGGATGCAACTTCGAAGAGAGCAGTCCTGCACAGCCTAAAGAAAGAAGGAGTTGGAGTCCAACAGAGGACGTCGTGCTCATCAGCTCGTGGCTGAACACGAGTAAGGATCCCGTTGTTGGGAATGAGCAGAGGTCAGTTGCATTCTGGAAAAGAATTGCAACTTACTTCAACGCCAGTCCTAAGCTTGTTGGATGTGAAAAGAGAGAGTCGTCTCAGTGCAAGCAAAGATGGCACAAGATCAATGACATGGTGAGCAAGTTTTGTGGAGCGTTTGAGGCTGCTACCAGGGAGAGGAGAAGTGggcaaaatgagaatgatgttcTCAAACTTGCCCACGAAATCTTCTTTGCCAACCACAAAAAGAAGTTCACCTTAGAGCATGCATGGAAGGAATTGCGCTCAGACCAGAAGTGGTCTGAGCTATCTACTGCCAAAACTGATGGATGTTCGAAGAAGAGGAAGGTTGGCGACGCTTCACAGTCAGAGAGCTCTCAAGCAATTGAAACCGATGATGGAAGAACCAGCCGTCCCCCTGGCGTTAAGGCATCAAAAGCCATTGGGAAGAAGGCAGTGGTTGATGGCAAGGACGTTGCTAAGTATCAGACGATGTGGACGATCAGGAAGCAAGATTTGGAGATAAAGGAAAGGATGTCCAAGATGAAGCTACTGGAGAAACTATATGAAAAACAAGAACCGCTACTAGAGTTTGAGGAAGCGCTGAAGCTGAAACTCATAACTGAGTTGATGTCTAATTAG